In Daphnia pulex isolate KAP4 chromosome 7, ASM2113471v1, one genomic interval encodes:
- the LOC124198796 gene encoding uncharacterized protein LOC124198796 has translation MPHNCSYFMQSNIDGPVSVSDHLAALGAFGTAFSVFGIVSTLMVTAIFVLSIFHVVKKSTPQWRRLLTWIVSMPMIVSILSLITFIVPGAAILCETVKQSYLPFVLMHFIDLSLLMEGGHRDTIQDLTNKDIPINFCRPPWCCIGLCYKNITYNKKNLRIMKGLVYQTPLFQLVINLIMAILESAGVLERVIRNVAFAVLGVTNIIFFTIGMYGYNVLTTGFAQLSEWKNYPLKARVLFLCVVLLKVQTLILLLLGVGGSIPCIEPYISPVVMRKSIEAALCLVEALIFAVIFFPVFRVVDNGVDRLNVPTAPTTPISAVSSENLQV, from the exons ATGCCACACAATTGCTCGTATTTTATGCAGAGCAATATCGATGGGCCAGTCTCGGTGTCAGATCATCTCGCAG CGTTGGGAGCATTCGGTACCGCTTTTAGTGTTTTTGGAATCGTCTCAACGCTAATGGTAACGGCCATTTTCGTGTTAAGCATCTTTCATGTGGTTAAAAAAAGTACACCGCAGTGGAG GCGACTCCTTACCTGGATTGTTTCGATGCCCATGATTGTCTCCATCTTGTCTTTGATAACATTCATTGTACCTGGAGCAGCTATATTGTGTGAAACAGTCAAACAATC atattTGCCATTTGTGTTGATGCATTTCATCGACCTGTCACTGCTAATGGAAGGAGGACACAGGGATACCATTCAGGATTTAACCAATAAAGATATTCCAATAAATTTTTGTAGACCACCATGGTGCTGCATAGGCCTGTGCTATAAGAACATTACCTATAACAA aaaaaatctgcGCATTATGAAGGGCTTGGTGTACCAGACACCACTATTTCAATTGGTTATTAATTTGATTATGGCCATTCTAGAGTCAGCTGGTGTTCTCGAGAGAGTA ATTCGAAATGTAGCTTTTGCCGTCCTCGGAGTAaccaatattattttttttactatcgGAATGTATGGCTACAATGTTCTGACTACtg gCTTTGCTCAGCTGTCGGAATGGAAAAACTATCCG TTGAAAGCCAGAGTGTTGTTCCTTTGTGTGGTCCTCTTGAAGGTGCAAACACTTATTTTGCTGCTCCTGGGAGTCGGTGGATCTATTCCCTGTATTGAACCTTATATTTCTCCGGTCGTCATGAGAAAAT ctatTGAGGCAGCACTTTGTTTGGTCGAGGCTCTAATATTTGCagtcattttctttcctgtATTCCGTGTCGTGGATAACGGCGTCGACAGACTAAATGTACCAACAGCACCGACTACACCAATTTCTGCAGTTTCTTCGGAAAATCtacaagtttaa